The sequence GAATGATAAACCGTGAACATGATGACTCCCTTAAGGCACTATGGATAACATTCATAAATGATTAAACCACCTGATTATCACTTGTGAATCAATCCTGAGGTTTAATACTCTAACTTGATAATAAGTGAGTGCAATAGGTTATCGTCATTATCACCCTTGGTACATGACGTGACAGAGGCTAGATCTCACTCAGCGGGCAAAACCAACGGCTTAGTTCTGCTTGTTGGTTGTGCCGTACCACAATAGTGAAATTAAACTCGGTGCACTCCCCTTCAACTCTGCCGACCGATTGACGATATAGCCAGTTAGGCTTCATTCCAGAGATAAGAGGCCTATCAGGCGTGTCGTCTCCGATACTTTCAATATGCTGATGGAGCAGAGACCAAGCCTGACGTTGTTGCCACAAAGCAGAAAAACCCTGTAAAAGTGCCTG comes from Yersinia bercovieri ATCC 43970 and encodes:
- a CDS encoding prepilin-type N-terminal cleavage/methylation domain-containing protein, whose amino-acid sequence is MSLLRCCHRPQFTKGLAHSRESSGFSLPEALIAALFFSVSLLGLLQYHQALLQGFSALWQQRQAWSLLHQHIESIGDDTPDRPLISGMKPNWLYRQSVGRVEGECTEFNFTIVVRHNQQAELSRWFCPLSEI